In a single window of the Bacillus carboniphilus genome:
- a CDS encoding BCCT family transporter, whose protein sequence is MNNSKTDWPVTIISGAFLLAFVLASLINKDAVGNLVNKYFGLSAEYFGAFWQVLLLLTFIVTIGLAVSRLGRVKLGKKDKPEISTFKWVAMILCTLLASGGVFWAASEPMYHFITTPPMFPDVEAGTTASIQYALSQAFLDWGFSAWAILGSLSAVVLMYAHYHKGMPLKPRTLLYPIFGKKIMEKSVLGTIVDVSCIIAVAAGTVGPIGFLGLQAAYGLNDIFGIPNTSLTQGILVVAIVIIASISAVTGINKGIQWLSKMNVWVTFILMGAILILGPAAFIFDSFLGTMGFYVQEFFYMSLYRGDQAWLAWWTVFFWGWFIGYGPMMAIFIARISRGRTIRELAIAMAIIAPLVTNFWFTVVGGSGIFFEMNEPGVISNALAEGGMPAAVMSIVNQLPLGFLIAIGFLLVTILFVATTADSISYTMAAAVTGQSDPPAWLRVFWAVLVGALSLVLLNIGEDSVSSIQSFIVITAVPVSIILMPTIWLGPKVARIMAIEQGIISSGKVDQKDSKKKAS, encoded by the coding sequence GTGAATAATTCTAAAACCGATTGGCCAGTCACCATTATCAGTGGCGCATTTCTGTTAGCATTCGTTCTTGCGTCACTTATCAACAAAGACGCCGTCGGTAATCTTGTAAACAAATACTTTGGTTTATCTGCCGAATATTTCGGTGCTTTCTGGCAAGTGCTACTTTTACTAACATTTATCGTTACAATAGGACTCGCTGTCTCGAGGCTTGGCCGAGTCAAACTTGGTAAGAAGGATAAACCAGAAATCTCTACTTTTAAATGGGTAGCTATGATTTTATGTACGTTGCTTGCTAGTGGTGGTGTATTTTGGGCAGCTTCAGAACCCATGTACCATTTCATCACAACTCCACCTATGTTTCCGGATGTAGAAGCAGGTACTACAGCATCCATTCAATATGCACTATCTCAGGCATTTCTCGATTGGGGATTCTCTGCTTGGGCTATTCTAGGGTCACTAAGTGCGGTTGTCCTTATGTATGCACATTACCACAAAGGAATGCCACTTAAACCAAGAACACTGTTATATCCTATTTTTGGCAAGAAAATCATGGAGAAAAGTGTGTTAGGTACGATTGTGGATGTTTCTTGTATTATCGCCGTAGCAGCAGGTACTGTAGGACCTATTGGCTTCCTAGGGCTTCAAGCAGCATACGGATTGAATGACATTTTTGGAATTCCGAATACGAGTTTAACCCAGGGTATCTTAGTTGTAGCAATTGTTATTATTGCATCCATTTCTGCAGTTACCGGAATTAACAAAGGAATTCAATGGCTAAGTAAAATGAATGTGTGGGTTACGTTCATACTAATGGGAGCTATTCTCATACTAGGGCCAGCAGCCTTTATCTTTGATTCCTTCTTAGGAACTATGGGCTTTTATGTACAAGAATTCTTTTATATGAGTTTATATCGTGGAGATCAAGCTTGGTTAGCTTGGTGGACAGTCTTCTTCTGGGGATGGTTTATTGGTTACGGTCCAATGATGGCCATTTTCATCGCTCGAATTTCTCGTGGGCGTACGATACGCGAATTAGCAATCGCAATGGCCATTATTGCACCGCTAGTAACCAACTTCTGGTTCACCGTTGTCGGTGGGTCTGGTATTTTCTTTGAAATGAACGAACCAGGCGTCATATCTAATGCACTTGCAGAGGGTGGCATGCCAGCAGCCGTCATGTCCATCGTAAATCAACTTCCACTTGGATTCTTGATTGCGATCGGATTCTTACTTGTTACTATTTTATTCGTAGCCACAACAGCCGACTCCATCTCGTATACGATGGCAGCAGCTGTTACAGGTCAAAGTGATCCACCTGCATGGCTTCGAGTTTTCTGGGCTGTACTAGTCGGAGCACTTTCTCTCGTTCTATTAAATATTGGAGAAGACAGTGTCAGCTCGATTCAGTCCTTTATCGTTATCACCGCTGTGCCGGTATCGATTATCCTAATGCCTACCATATGGCTTGGACCTAAGGTGGCTAGGATTATGGCGATTGAGCAAGGGATTATAAGTAGCGGTAAGGTAGATCAGAAGGATAGTAAGAAGAAAGCTTCGTAG
- the hisIE gene encoding bifunctional phosphoribosyl-AMP cyclohydrolase/phosphoribosyl-ATP diphosphatase HisIE, translating into MSIENIKFDENGLVPAIVQDAQTKEILTLAYMNEESLKKSIETKETWFFSRSRQELWYKGETSGNTQNIVSMTYDCDGDAIVVEVEPNGPACHNGTISCFTESLLGEKTSESAEFLLKLEKIIAQREAERPEESYTTYLFEKGVDKILKKVGEESAEVIIAAKNRDSKELKWESADLIFHLLVLLKEQGLPFAEVLKVLEERHAGKE; encoded by the coding sequence ATGAGTATAGAAAATATTAAGTTTGATGAGAATGGGCTTGTTCCTGCAATTGTGCAAGATGCACAAACAAAGGAAATTTTGACATTAGCTTATATGAATGAAGAGTCATTGAAAAAGTCTATTGAAACAAAGGAAACATGGTTTTTCAGTCGCTCCAGACAGGAACTCTGGTACAAAGGAGAAACTAGTGGAAATACACAAAATATTGTATCGATGACCTATGACTGTGACGGAGATGCCATTGTGGTGGAAGTGGAGCCAAATGGACCTGCTTGCCATAACGGTACAATTAGTTGCTTTACAGAGTCTTTGTTGGGTGAAAAAACTAGTGAGTCAGCTGAATTTCTATTAAAGCTAGAAAAAATAATAGCCCAAAGAGAAGCGGAAAGACCAGAAGAATCTTATACTACTTACTTGTTTGAGAAAGGTGTAGATAAGATTTTGAAGAAGGTAGGAGAAGAATCTGCTGAAGTGATTATTGCTGCTAAGAATCGAGATTCCAAAGAGTTGAAATGGGAGTCTGCGGATTTGATTTTCCATTTGTTAGTTTTATTAAAAGAGCAAGGGTTGCCTTTTGCCGAGGTGTTGAAGGTATTGGAAGAGAGGCATGCTGGGAAGGAATAG
- the hisF gene encoding imidazole glycerol phosphate synthase subunit HisF: MITKRIIPCLDVKEGRVVKGIQFVQLRDAGDPVELARFYDEQGADELVFLDISASHEGRKTMEDVVRQVASELAIPFTVGGGIGSLEDMKRMLRAGADKVSVNTSALINPELIREGADYFGSQCIVVAIDAKYHEDLGTWKVYTHGGRKETDYDAVTWARKAVELGAGEILLTSMDADGEKAGFDVALTKAINDAVSVPVIASGGAGGKEHFEEVFAEAGADAALAASIFHYKETSVKEVKDYLKEQGVHVR, translated from the coding sequence ATGATTACGAAAAGAATTATTCCGTGCTTGGACGTAAAAGAAGGTCGGGTTGTGAAAGGGATTCAATTTGTTCAACTACGTGATGCAGGGGATCCAGTGGAGTTAGCTCGATTCTATGACGAACAAGGGGCAGACGAGCTTGTTTTTCTAGATATCTCTGCTTCTCATGAAGGTCGGAAAACAATGGAAGACGTCGTTAGGCAAGTGGCTTCAGAACTAGCAATACCGTTTACAGTAGGTGGCGGGATTGGTAGCTTGGAAGATATGAAGAGAATGCTTCGCGCCGGTGCAGATAAGGTAAGTGTGAATACATCCGCTTTAATAAATCCTGAGTTAATTCGTGAAGGTGCAGACTATTTTGGTTCACAGTGTATTGTGGTTGCGATTGATGCCAAATATCATGAAGACCTTGGAACATGGAAGGTCTATACACACGGTGGTCGAAAAGAGACAGATTACGATGCAGTAACTTGGGCAAGAAAAGCTGTCGAGCTAGGCGCAGGAGAAATTTTACTCACTTCCATGGATGCAGATGGAGAGAAAGCGGGATTCGATGTGGCCTTAACAAAAGCCATCAATGACGCTGTCTCAGTTCCAGTCATTGCTTCCGGTGGTGCTGGTGGGAAAGAGCATTTCGAAGAAGTATTTGCAGAAGCTGGCGCAGATGCAGCGTTAGCAGCATCCATTTTTCACTATAAAGAAACCTCTGTAAAAGAGGTTAAGGACTATCTGAAGGAACAGGGGGTTCACGTGCGATGA
- the hisA gene encoding 1-(5-phosphoribosyl)-5-[(5-phosphoribosylamino)methylideneamino]imidazole-4-carboxamide isomerase, translating into MSFTIYPAIDMRGGKCVRLLQGDYNQETVYGDSPFEMAKRFSDDGAAWIHMVDLDGAKAGEKINHPYVLEAAKKLPASVQIGGGIRSQADIEFYLENGVDRVILGSIAVTERDFVKQMLKKYGSKIAIGIDAKAGFVATHGWLTTSSLTAVELGKELADAGASTFICTDISKDGMLSGPSTESLLQMAEETGAEIIASGGVSSLADLQVLKQAYDKGIKGAIVGKALYENRFTLKEALDEVSQ; encoded by the coding sequence ATGTCATTTACGATTTACCCTGCCATTGATATGCGTGGTGGCAAGTGTGTCAGACTCTTGCAAGGCGACTACAATCAAGAAACGGTGTATGGAGATTCCCCTTTTGAAATGGCCAAAAGGTTTTCGGATGATGGTGCAGCTTGGATCCATATGGTTGATTTAGATGGTGCAAAAGCTGGTGAAAAAATAAATCATCCCTACGTGTTGGAAGCGGCTAAAAAGTTACCGGCTTCCGTTCAAATTGGTGGTGGAATTCGCTCGCAAGCGGATATTGAATTCTATCTAGAAAATGGTGTAGACCGAGTAATTCTTGGAAGTATCGCTGTGACTGAGCGTGATTTTGTAAAACAAATGCTGAAAAAATATGGCTCTAAGATTGCCATTGGAATTGACGCGAAGGCTGGCTTTGTGGCAACACATGGCTGGCTTACTACCTCTTCGTTGACGGCTGTGGAGTTAGGAAAAGAGCTTGCCGATGCTGGTGCTAGCACATTCATCTGTACAGATATATCTAAGGACGGGATGTTATCCGGACCTAGTACCGAATCGCTTTTACAAATGGCTGAAGAGACAGGGGCAGAAATTATTGCTTCAGGCGGTGTTAGCTCCCTTGCGGATTTACAGGTGTTGAAGCAAGCCTATGACAAAGGAATCAAAGGTGCCATTGTTGGAAAAGCCCTCTATGAAAATCGTTTCACTTTAAAAGAAGCGTTAGATGAGGTGTCTCAATGA
- the hisH gene encoding imidazole glycerol phosphate synthase subunit HisH: MIGVIDYGMGNLFSVQKALERLEVPFFVSESAEELEKADGLILPGVGAFPDAMKKLSETGLEAFIVRKAKDGTPLLGICLGMQLLFSESEEHGVNRGLDLLKGKAVRFSGKTEDGQTYKVPHMGWNQLIFKQPENEILAGLEEDFAYFVHSYYVEPAEEVVVSYAEYDVQVPAVVGKNNIYGMQFHPEKSSRMGMQLLSNFTKLVEKGEN, translated from the coding sequence ATGATCGGTGTCATTGATTATGGAATGGGGAACTTATTCAGTGTACAAAAGGCATTAGAACGCCTTGAGGTTCCCTTCTTTGTTTCAGAATCTGCTGAGGAATTGGAAAAAGCGGATGGTTTGATTCTACCTGGAGTTGGCGCATTTCCTGATGCCATGAAAAAACTTTCTGAGACAGGTTTAGAAGCATTTATTGTACGGAAGGCCAAAGATGGGACACCTCTACTAGGTATTTGCTTGGGGATGCAGCTTTTGTTTTCAGAGAGTGAAGAACATGGAGTCAATAGAGGCCTTGATTTGCTAAAAGGGAAAGCAGTTCGTTTTTCAGGAAAAACAGAAGATGGCCAAACGTATAAAGTCCCTCACATGGGATGGAATCAACTGATCTTTAAACAGCCTGAGAATGAAATTTTGGCAGGACTTGAAGAAGATTTTGCATATTTTGTTCACTCTTACTATGTAGAGCCTGCCGAGGAAGTGGTGGTCTCATACGCTGAGTATGATGTACAAGTTCCGGCTGTTGTCGGCAAAAACAATATATACGGAATGCAATTCCACCCAGAAAAAAGCAGCCGAATGGGCATGCAGCTTCTATCTAATTTTACAAAGCTAGTAGAGAAAGGGGAGAACTAA
- the hisB gene encoding imidazoleglycerol-phosphate dehydratase HisB: protein MSTREASISRQTQETQIELKLGIDGEGNAAIETPVPFMSHMLDLFTKHGHFDLTVNANGDTEIDDHHTTEDIGICLGQALKDALGDKKGIKRYGNAFVPMDEALAQVVVDLSNRPHLEFRGELPSSKVGTFDTELVHEFLWKLAIEARMNLHVIIHYGHNTHHMIEAVFKALGRALDEATSIDPRVKGVPSTKGML, encoded by the coding sequence ATGTCAACAAGAGAAGCTTCAATTTCAAGACAAACACAGGAAACGCAAATCGAGTTAAAACTAGGAATCGATGGAGAAGGGAATGCAGCCATTGAAACACCAGTACCTTTTATGTCACATATGCTTGACCTTTTCACTAAGCATGGCCATTTTGATTTAACGGTGAATGCGAACGGTGATACTGAAATCGACGATCATCACACAACAGAGGATATTGGAATTTGTCTTGGACAAGCGTTAAAGGACGCACTTGGTGATAAAAAAGGAATTAAACGTTACGGGAATGCTTTTGTCCCTATGGATGAGGCACTAGCACAAGTTGTGGTGGACTTAAGTAACCGCCCACACCTGGAATTCCGTGGTGAGCTTCCTTCTTCAAAGGTAGGAACATTTGATACAGAACTAGTCCACGAATTTTTATGGAAGCTTGCGATTGAAGCGAGAATGAACTTACATGTCATTATTCATTACGGTCACAACACTCACCATATGATTGAAGCGGTTTTTAAAGCACTGGGAAGAGCGTTGGATGAGGCCACTTCAATTGATCCAAGAGTGAAGGGCGTTCCGTCAACGAAAGGAATGTTATAA
- the hisD gene encoding histidinol dehydrogenase, with amino-acid sequence MKIYKSTEAPSIRRSVEIGTLEQRKAVLDIIEIVKTSGDDALFAFTKKFDGVELEKLKVTETEIQAAYEEVDDELISIMREARENIRVYHEKQLKNSWMMTQSNGTMLGQKVTPLDSVGVYVPGGTAAYPSSVFMTVVPAVVAGVERIVMVSPPQKDGTLDPVVLVAAKESGVKEIYKVGGAQAVAALAYGTESIPPVDKIVGPGNIYVALAKREVFGVVDIDMIAGPSEIVVLADDTAKPHEVAADLLSQAEHDPRSSSVLVTTSIQLAEAVQQEVEEQLKTLPREEIARESIDEFGAIYVTENLEEAIEVVNELAPEHLEIMVKQAQECLAKIKHAGAIFVGRYSSEPVGDYFAGTNHVLPTNGTARFSSPLNIDDYQKKSSVVIYSEEAFKQNANKIATFARSEGLEAHARAIESRLKEEQ; translated from the coding sequence ATGAAAATTTATAAAAGTACAGAGGCTCCTTCTATCCGAAGGTCTGTTGAAATTGGAACTTTGGAACAAAGGAAAGCCGTTTTAGATATTATTGAAATCGTAAAAACCTCAGGAGATGACGCTCTTTTTGCTTTTACCAAAAAGTTCGACGGGGTGGAACTCGAGAAGTTAAAAGTAACGGAAACAGAAATCCAAGCTGCCTATGAAGAAGTGGATGACGAGCTTATATCCATCATGAGAGAAGCAAGAGAAAATATTAGAGTTTACCATGAAAAACAACTCAAAAACAGTTGGATGATGACACAGTCTAACGGGACTATGTTAGGTCAGAAGGTGACGCCTTTGGATTCTGTGGGGGTTTATGTTCCAGGTGGTACCGCTGCTTATCCTTCTTCTGTTTTTATGACAGTTGTACCAGCCGTTGTCGCCGGGGTTGAGCGAATCGTCATGGTTTCTCCACCGCAAAAGGATGGGACATTGGATCCGGTCGTTTTAGTGGCTGCCAAAGAATCGGGCGTAAAGGAAATCTACAAAGTGGGAGGAGCTCAAGCTGTAGCCGCATTGGCATACGGTACGGAGTCAATTCCACCAGTCGATAAAATTGTGGGGCCGGGTAACATTTATGTAGCTCTTGCTAAACGTGAGGTATTTGGGGTCGTGGACATTGATATGATTGCAGGACCAAGTGAAATTGTCGTATTAGCAGATGATACAGCAAAGCCTCATGAAGTGGCGGCAGACCTTTTGTCCCAGGCAGAGCATGACCCGCGTTCATCCAGCGTTTTAGTTACAACATCCATTCAGTTAGCTGAAGCTGTACAGCAAGAAGTGGAAGAACAATTAAAAACGCTACCTCGTGAAGAAATAGCTAGGGAATCGATCGATGAGTTTGGAGCCATCTATGTTACGGAAAATCTAGAAGAGGCTATCGAAGTTGTAAATGAACTGGCACCGGAACACCTTGAGATTATGGTGAAACAAGCGCAAGAATGTCTAGCAAAAATTAAACACGCTGGTGCCATATTTGTGGGGCGCTATAGCAGTGAGCCTGTTGGTGATTATTTTGCAGGCACGAATCATGTCTTACCGACGAATGGGACTGCCCGATTCTCAAGTCCACTTAATATTGATGATTACCAAAAAAAATCAAGTGTTGTGATATACAGTGAAGAAGCATTCAAGCAGAATGCCAATAAAATAGCGACTTTTGCCAGATCGGAAGGGCTAGAGGCACACGCACGTGCGATTGAAAGCCGTTTGAAGGAGGAACAATAA